The proteins below come from a single Solea senegalensis isolate Sse05_10M linkage group LG2, IFAPA_SoseM_1, whole genome shotgun sequence genomic window:
- the LOC122765240 gene encoding trace amine-associated receptor 13c-like, which yields MQTVDEVDLCFPQLLNASCRKTAMPLAVSTITYIMLTFIGLLTVILNLLVIVSISHFRQLHTPTNILLLSLGISDFLVGFLIFFQTSAIDGCWFLGDFMCLLYYVLEYIITSSSIGTMVLISVDRYVAICDPMHYRTKVSERRVKMCVCACWGGSTLCHCLLLRHNLKQPGSLKSCIGECVILINNISSIIDVTVSFIGPVIVVVVLYLRIFVAVIAQVRAMRVRTAAGPQQSSVKVNKSEMKAARTLGVVIVVFLLCLCPYFCTVVTGVDTLLSASSDAFVILLFYFNSCLNPLIYAFFYPWFRKSIKLIFTLQILKPGSSDFKLM from the exons ATGCAAACCGTTGATGAAGTGGACCTCTGTTTCCCACAACTCCTCAACGCCTCCTGCAGGAAGACGGCAATGCCTCTGGCTGTGTCCACGATCACTTACATCATGCTGACGTTCATCGGTCTGCTCACTGTGATTCTCAACCTGCTCGTCATTGTCTCCATCTCTCACTTCAG GCAGCTCCACACCCCCACCAatatcctcctcctttctctgggTATCTCAGATTTTCTCGTGGGCttccttattttctttcaaaccTCGGCGATAGACGGCTGCTGGTTCCTCGGTGACTTCATGTGTCTCCTGTATTACGTGCTGGAATACATCATCACCTCTTCCTCGATAGGAACCATGGTCCTCATATCAGTTGATCGATATGTGGCTATTTGTGACCCAATGCATTACCGGACCAAAGTCTCTGAAAGAAGAGttaagatgtgtgtttgtgcttgttgggGGGGTTCGACCCTCTGTCACTGTCTGCTGTTGAGGCACAACCTGAAACAGCCAGGAAGCTTGAAGTCCTGCATCGGCGAGTGTGTCATTTTGATTAATAACATCTCTTCAATTATAGACGTGACTGTGTCCTTTATTGGTCCTGTCATTGTCGTTGTCGTCCTGTATCTCAGAATCTTTGTGGCGGTCATCGCTCAGGTCCGTGCCATGCGAGTGCGCACGGCAGCCGGTCCTCAACAGAGCTCggtcaaagtaaataaatcagaaatgaaagcgGCGCGGACTCTCGGCGTCGTCAtcgttgtgtttttattatgccTCTGCCCGTATTTTTGCACTGTGGTGACAGGCGTGGACACCCTGCTCAGTGCGTCGAGTGATGCATTTGTTATTCTTCTGTTCTACTTTAACTCCTGTTTAAACCCACTGATATATGCCTTTTTCTACCCCTGGTTTAGAAAATctatcaaactcatttttacacTTCAAATACTGAAGCCTGGCTCCTCTGACTTCAAATTAATGTAA